A single Lactuca sativa cultivar Salinas chromosome 8, Lsat_Salinas_v11, whole genome shotgun sequence DNA region contains:
- the LOC128127906 gene encoding uncharacterized protein LOC128127906, producing MVVVVAVVVPVTVVVTAAVAVAMVVVTAAVTCWWVVCGGGGSGGDGNGGSGEGGGGGGGGSCGGGGYDDSSGGGGGTGCGGGDGGRGGNGCGGGGDSVGGWSMAAAAVMVEVAVVHGGSSGCGGGGFSDK from the exons atggttgtggtggtggcggtggttgtACCGGTGACGGTGGTGGTGACAGCAGCGGTGGCAGTGGCGATGGTGGTGGTGACAGCGGCGGTCACG TGTTGGTGGGTGGTCTGTGGCGGCGGCGGTAGTGGTGGTGATGGAAACGGTGGTAGTGgcgaaggtggtggtggtggtggcggtggcagtTGCGGTGGTGGTGGTTACGATGatagtagtggtggtggtggtggtaccGGTTGTGGTGGTGGCGATGGCGGCCGTGGTGGCAacggttgtggtggtggtggtgatagtgTTGGTGGGTGGTCCATGGCGGCAGCGGCGGTAATGGTGGAGGTGGCGGTGGTCCATGGTGGTAGCAgcggttgtggtggtggtgggttttctGATAAGTAA
- the LOC111914960 gene encoding uncharacterized protein LOC111914960 gives MDKSWIKIKNKVDPKIMKGAIDFADMAKGYVDREGLTHCPCNNCLNVIKQLLDLVGAHIIHHGFQQSYVKWIFHGESSWEHETNDDLDETDNKSNDGVHDLLGDAFNVGYETEGGDGKNEFESSNRSSNPNVDRLFADMEKPLFPGCDTFSVLGFILRLKHVKVTCKMTNVSMDMILKLLSEAFMDTIIPKTHYEAKNRWVDDHTNQKKIPTKVLRYFPITSRLKRLYACRYTAKDMQWHANNKSKEEGFHRHPTNGKAWKHFDRIYPDFANEPRDVCLGLASDGFNPFGMMNTSYSKDSPEKDIDVYLRPLVDELNVLWENGVETYDSEFRCAFNMRATVIWTINDFPAYNLSGWSTSGYMTCPICNEDAPSIRLQNKIGYVGHRRFLPHDHPWRNARDFNGKKEDMLAPKHISGEDCLRQLEHVPQCPHGKNQSYTDQKCKRGISESNWKKKAYSLNYHTGASC, from the exons ATGGACAAGAGTTGGATTAAAATCAAGAATAAGGTCGATCCGAAGATCATGAAAGGAGCAATCGATTTTGCGGATATGGCTAAGGGATATGTTGATAGAGAAGGTCTTACACATTGTCCATGCAATAACTGTCTGAATGTAATAAAGCAGTTACTTGATCTTGTTGGTGCTCACATAATACATCATGGCTTTCAACAATCGTATGTAAAATGGATATTTCATGGGGAAAGTAGTTGGGAACATGAAACAAACGACGACCTTGACGAAACTGACAATAAATCAAATGACGGGGTCCATGATTTACTTGGTGATGCGTTTAATGTTGGATATGAAACCGAAGGAGGAGATGGAAAAAATGAGTTTGAGTCTTCTAATCGATCTAGCAATCCCAATGTGGATAGGTTATTTGCTGATATGGAGAAACCCTTATTTCCGGGATGTGATACTTTCTCGGTACTGGGCTTTATATTACGATTGAAGCACGTGAAAGTAACCTGTAAAATGACAAATGTGTCCATGGATATGATACTGAAGTTATTGAGTGAGGCATTCATGGACACAATAATCCCTAAAACCCACTACGAGGCAAAAAA TCGTTGGGTAGACGATCATACGAATCAAAAGAAGATACCAACAAAAGTCTTGCGTTACTTTCCCATCACAAGTAGACTGAAGCGGTTGTATGCATGTAGGTATACTGCAAAGGACATGCAGTGGCACGCTAATAACAAATCCAAAGAAGAAGGATTTCATAGGCATCCAACAAATGGAAAAGCATGGAAGCACTTCGATAGAATCTATCCGGATTTTGCAAATGAACCTAGAGATGTATGCCTAGGGCTTGCAAGTGATGGTTTCAACCCTTTTGGGATGATGAATACTTCATATA GCAAAGATTCACCTGAAAAGGACATTGATGTATATTTACGTCCATTGGTAGATGAGTTGAATGTTCTATGGGAGAATGGTGTCGAAACATATGATTCTGAATTTCGATGTGCATTCAACATGCGTGCAACAGTTATTTGGACGATAAATGATTTTCCTGCATATAACCTGTCTGGATGGAGCACAAGTGGGTACATGACATGCCCAATATGCAACGAAGATGCACCAAGTATTCGTTTACAAAATAAAATAGGATATGTAGGTCATAGGCGATTTCTTCCCCACGATCATCCTTGGAGGAATGCACGAGATTTTAATGGGAAAAAAGAGGACATGCTTGCACCTAAACATATCAGCGGAGAAGACTGCTTACGTCAACTAGAACACGTCCCTCAATGTCCACATGGAAAAAACCAGTCTTACACCGACCAAAAATGTAAAAGGGGCATAAGCGAgtcaaattggaaaaaaaaagcaTATTCTTTGAACTACCATACTGGTGCAAGTTGTTAA